The following proteins come from a genomic window of Candidatus Hydrogenedens sp.:
- a CDS encoding thiamine pyrophosphate-dependent enzyme produces the protein MTKRILISPVEMRKEGKIEIKSIPVNQYQRSLKQELEANEGITSEVALRIYRDMVIIREFETMLDKIKKLGSYEGIEYQHAGPAHLSIGQEGAAVGECVFLRVHDHIFGSHRSHGEIIAKGLRAIRDLIGNGLMDIMKSYWQGKTLHIVETHEPNWTPLVVKDNKDKKAILKTNEEEELGIDFLLYGLLAEIFGREYGFNRGMGGSMHAFFTPFGVYPANAIVGGSADIATGSALYRKARKKEGITIANIGDASIACGPVWEAMMFSTMGQYKNLWDDAHKGGLPIVFNFMDNFYGMGGQPIGETAGFERLARVGAGLNPDNMHAEVVDGNNPLAVADAYRRKRPLLEGGQGPVLLDVICYRQSGHSPSDQSSYRDHQEIEMWKSVDPIIEFAEKIKSAGLTTDTELEKIKEYAQKKVKKACQLATSLEISPRMKLTQISGLAEVMFSNQEEKELPGLEHPSDVLIPYEDNPRLQKIEKKSRFGLDENGKPLKATQAVTFGEAIFESILYHFYHDSRLIAYGEENRDWGGAFAVYQGLTEALPYHRLFNSPISEGAIVGTAVGVAMEGGRPLVELMYCDFMGRAGDEVFNQLPKWQAMSAGELKMPVVLRVSVGAKYGAQHSQDWTALCAHVPGLKVVFPATPYSAKGLMASALSGSDPVVFFESQRLYNQVEIFHKQGVPKEYYRIPIGEPEIIKEGKDLTIMTFGATLYRAWEAVKRFEEEYGISVELIDGQTLVPINYEPIVESIKKTGLLILASDACERGSYLHTVAGHITQIAFDYLDAPVCVIGSQNWIVPPAELEESYFPQPFSFLDAYHQQIKPLPNYTPHTFRSPEMFVNLNRKGV, from the coding sequence ATGACAAAAAGAATTTTAATTTCTCCAGTAGAAATGCGGAAAGAAGGGAAAATAGAGATAAAAAGTATTCCTGTCAATCAGTATCAACGGAGTCTCAAACAAGAGTTGGAGGCGAATGAAGGAATTACGTCGGAGGTTGCTTTGCGAATTTATCGTGATATGGTTATCATCCGTGAATTTGAAACGATGTTGGATAAGATTAAGAAGTTAGGTTCGTATGAAGGTATTGAGTATCAGCATGCGGGACCTGCACATCTTTCGATAGGTCAGGAAGGAGCGGCTGTTGGTGAATGCGTATTTCTACGAGTTCATGACCATATTTTTGGTAGTCATCGCAGTCATGGTGAAATTATTGCGAAAGGTTTGCGAGCAATTCGTGATTTGATTGGTAATGGTTTGATGGATATTATGAAAAGTTACTGGCAGGGTAAGACACTTCATATTGTTGAAACACATGAACCGAATTGGACTCCGTTGGTCGTAAAAGATAATAAAGATAAGAAAGCCATTTTAAAGACAAATGAGGAAGAGGAGTTGGGTATTGATTTTTTGCTTTATGGATTATTGGCAGAGATTTTTGGGCGAGAATATGGATTTAATAGAGGAATGGGTGGTTCGATGCATGCCTTTTTTACTCCGTTTGGTGTGTATCCAGCCAATGCGATAGTTGGTGGCAGTGCAGATATTGCCACAGGTTCTGCACTGTATCGAAAGGCACGGAAGAAGGAAGGTATTACCATTGCGAATATAGGTGATGCGTCTATTGCTTGTGGTCCAGTATGGGAAGCGATGATGTTTTCCACGATGGGACAGTATAAAAATTTGTGGGATGACGCACATAAAGGTGGATTGCCGATTGTTTTTAATTTCATGGATAACTTCTATGGGATGGGCGGTCAACCTATCGGCGAGACTGCAGGTTTTGAACGGCTTGCTCGTGTTGGTGCGGGACTTAATCCGGATAATATGCATGCGGAGGTTGTGGATGGCAACAATCCGTTAGCAGTGGCGGATGCATATCGGCGGAAACGACCTCTATTAGAAGGGGGTCAGGGTCCTGTTTTGCTGGATGTTATTTGCTATCGCCAATCGGGACATTCCCCGAGTGACCAGTCATCTTACCGTGACCATCAAGAAATAGAGATGTGGAAGTCTGTTGACCCTATTATCGAATTTGCTGAAAAGATTAAGTCTGCAGGGCTTACCACGGATACGGAATTGGAAAAGATAAAGGAATACGCTCAAAAGAAGGTTAAGAAGGCATGTCAATTAGCAACGAGCCTTGAAATATCACCACGAATGAAACTAACTCAGATTTCAGGGCTTGCAGAAGTGATGTTCTCAAATCAAGAGGAGAAAGAACTACCAGGACTTGAACATCCGTCAGATGTTTTAATTCCGTATGAAGACAATCCGAGATTGCAGAAGATAGAAAAGAAATCAAGGTTTGGATTGGATGAGAATGGTAAGCCATTAAAGGCGACCCAGGCAGTTACCTTTGGTGAGGCTATTTTTGAGTCGATTTTGTATCATTTTTACCATGATTCTCGGCTTATTGCTTATGGTGAAGAGAACCGTGATTGGGGTGGAGCATTTGCGGTGTATCAGGGGTTAACGGAAGCATTGCCCTATCATCGGTTGTTTAACTCACCCATTTCAGAAGGTGCAATAGTGGGAACAGCGGTCGGTGTCGCTATGGAAGGAGGTAGACCATTAGTCGAACTGATGTATTGTGATTTTATGGGTAGGGCGGGTGATGAGGTTTTTAATCAATTGCCGAAATGGCAGGCAATGTCTGCTGGTGAATTGAAGATGCCAGTAGTGTTGCGTGTTTCAGTAGGAGCGAAGTATGGGGCTCAGCATTCGCAGGACTGGACTGCCTTGTGTGCTCATGTGCCTGGGTTAAAGGTTGTTTTTCCTGCGACTCCGTATTCTGCGAAAGGGCTAATGGCTTCTGCGTTGAGTGGTAGCGACCCCGTTGTTTTCTTTGAAAGCCAGCGATTGTATAATCAGGTTGAAATATTCCATAAACAGGGAGTGCCAAAGGAGTATTATCGTATACCTATTGGGGAGCCAGAGATAATTAAGGAAGGGAAAGACCTGACTATTATGACATTTGGTGCGACCTTATATCGGGCATGGGAAGCGGTGAAACGTTTTGAGGAGGAATATGGAATTAGCGTAGAGTTGATAGATGGACAGACGTTAGTGCCGATTAATTATGAGCCGATTGTTGAATCGATTAAGAAGACAGGGTTGTTAATATTAGCAAGTGATGCTTGTGAACGAGGTAGTTATTTGCATACGGTTGCAGGTCATATTACTCAAATTGCTTTTGATTATTTAGATGCACCCGTTTGTGTAATTGGTTCACAAAATTGGATTGTTCCACCAGCAGAGTTGGAAGAGAGTTATTTCCCACAGCCGTTTAGTTTCCTTGATGCATATCATCAACAGATAAAACCATTACCCAATTATACCCCGCATACATTTCGCTCACCTGAAATGTTTGTCAACTTAAATCGTAAAGGGGTGTAA
- a CDS encoding glycoside hydrolase family 31 protein: MKSIALTFMKWTGIVLVVLLVFIWFWVILPFWGVYPFNFQRYKERTPIPSWVLECWVWEDDQNTAEATVELVDGYIEHDFPVRTILIDSPWSLRYNDFVVDENRFPNPSQFFKYFEDRGIRVVLWMTCMVNSENPDTAIRDSTDFYREAKSKGYLLGNGVQIKWWKGRGGFVDYTNPQAMQWWRSLQNQVLDFGIDGWKLDGSATLLRTSLGSLPMFYVRSYSGIMTPRRYMNLYYGEELNYGRTRNPEFATLSRSIDSPTPWAHPEGFAPLSASTVNWVGDNKHEWDYEKKGLERAIHCILRSAKLGYCVIGSDVAGYHGAEPIPADLYIRWAQFSTFCGLFLNGGHGERRMWKRSEREFEIIRRYSWLHTELLPYMYSYVAQWSNGGEPLMRPMKQGKYQYMFGDWLLIAPIYQKLNQRVVELPSGDWRWWFDDTKVIHGKQSITKTYNMDEYPVFIKDGAIIPMYIQRDYTGIGSKDWEGYLVLNIYPAGNSSFTVYYPDYSGTLTVDVSKTSELKVSLNGVIKPCILRILLQYEPKEVLRDGEPYKEYTYHSEQQRLIIKDSSPAVNSYTIR, from the coding sequence ATGAAAAGTATCGCATTAACATTTATGAAATGGACAGGTATTGTTCTGGTTGTTTTATTGGTTTTTATTTGGTTCTGGGTAATACTTCCATTTTGGGGTGTTTATCCTTTTAATTTTCAACGATATAAAGAGAGAACGCCAATTCCATCGTGGGTTTTAGAGTGTTGGGTTTGGGAGGATGACCAAAATACTGCGGAAGCAACGGTTGAACTTGTTGATGGCTATATTGAACATGACTTTCCTGTGCGGACTATCTTGATTGATAGTCCGTGGTCGTTGCGGTATAACGATTTTGTGGTGGATGAAAACCGATTTCCTAACCCATCTCAGTTTTTTAAATATTTTGAAGACCGTGGGATTCGTGTCGTTCTCTGGATGACATGTATGGTTAACAGTGAGAACCCTGATACTGCGATAAGGGATTCTACGGATTTTTATCGTGAGGCAAAATCGAAAGGATATTTATTAGGGAATGGTGTGCAGATAAAGTGGTGGAAAGGTCGAGGTGGTTTTGTCGATTATACCAACCCACAAGCAATGCAATGGTGGAGGTCATTACAAAATCAGGTGTTAGATTTTGGAATTGATGGTTGGAAATTAGATGGTTCTGCGACACTTCTTCGAACTTCGTTGGGTTCGTTGCCAATGTTTTATGTCCGTAGTTATAGCGGGATAATGACACCGCGGAGATATATGAACTTGTATTATGGTGAAGAACTTAATTACGGGAGAACAAGAAATCCTGAGTTTGCCACATTATCACGCTCTATTGACTCCCCGACCCCATGGGCACATCCAGAAGGGTTTGCACCGTTGAGTGCCTCAACCGTGAATTGGGTTGGTGATAATAAGCATGAATGGGATTATGAGAAGAAGGGACTTGAGCGAGCCATACATTGTATTTTGCGGAGTGCCAAATTGGGCTATTGTGTTATAGGTTCTGATGTGGCAGGTTATCATGGAGCGGAACCTATCCCTGCAGATTTGTATATCCGTTGGGCACAGTTTTCTACCTTTTGTGGCTTGTTCTTGAATGGTGGTCATGGTGAACGTCGGATGTGGAAACGAAGCGAGAGAGAGTTTGAAATTATCCGTAGATATTCATGGCTACACACAGAATTGCTCCCCTATATGTATAGTTATGTGGCACAATGGAGCAATGGAGGGGAACCGCTTATGCGACCTATGAAGCAAGGAAAATATCAATACATGTTTGGAGATTGGCTACTTATAGCACCTATCTATCAGAAGCTCAACCAACGGGTTGTCGAACTGCCATCAGGGGACTGGCGATGGTGGTTTGATGATACTAAGGTTATTCATGGAAAACAATCTATAACGAAGACCTATAACATGGATGAATATCCAGTCTTTATAAAGGACGGTGCTATTATACCTATGTATATTCAACGTGACTATACAGGTATTGGTAGTAAGGATTGGGAAGGTTATCTCGTTTTGAATATCTACCCAGCAGGAAATTCCTCTTTTACTGTTTATTATCCTGACTACTCTGGAACATTAACAGTTGATGTTTCAAAAACATCAGAGTTAAAAGTTAGTTTGAATGGTGTTATTAAGCCTTGTATTTTGCGAATCCTCTTGCAGTATGAACCGAAGGAAGTGCTACGGGATGGTGAGCCATATAAGGAGTATACATACCATTCGGAACAACAGCGGTTAATAATTAAAGATTCCAGTCCTGCTGTGAATTCGTATACAATACGTTGA